The following proteins come from a genomic window of Bradyrhizobium paxllaeri:
- a CDS encoding glutathione binding-like protein, protein MIDLHYWTTPNGHKITMFLEETGLPYKIFPVNIGKGEQFKPEFLAIAPNNRIPAMVDHAPKGGGKPVSIFESGAMLLYLAEKTGKFLPADLYGRYDAIQWTFWQMGGLGPMAGQNHHFRNYAVEKIKYAIDRYVNETNRLYGVLNKRLSDREFIAGDYSIADMASYPWVVPYKNQDQNIDDFPHLKRWLETIRARPATERAYAKAKEVNPNFGQPVNRTEEERRILFGQTAAVVR, encoded by the coding sequence ATGATCGACCTTCATTATTGGACCACGCCGAACGGCCACAAGATCACGATGTTCCTCGAGGAGACCGGGCTTCCGTACAAGATCTTTCCGGTCAACATCGGCAAGGGCGAGCAGTTCAAGCCGGAGTTTCTGGCGATCGCGCCGAACAACCGCATTCCAGCGATGGTCGATCACGCGCCGAAGGGCGGCGGCAAGCCGGTCTCGATTTTCGAATCGGGCGCGATGCTGCTGTATCTTGCCGAGAAGACCGGAAAGTTTTTGCCCGCCGATCTCTACGGCCGCTATGACGCGATCCAGTGGACGTTCTGGCAAATGGGCGGGCTCGGGCCGATGGCCGGACAGAACCATCACTTCAGAAATTATGCGGTCGAAAAAATCAAATACGCCATCGACCGCTATGTGAACGAGACCAACCGGCTCTACGGCGTGCTGAACAAGCGCCTGTCGGACCGCGAATTCATCGCCGGCGATTATTCGATCGCTGACATGGCGAGCTATCCCTGGGTCGTGCCGTACAAGAACCAGGACCAGAACATCGACGATTTTCCGCATCTGAAGCGCTGGCTGGAAACCATCCGCGCGCGGCCCGCGACCGAGCGCGCCTACGCCAAGGCGAAAGAGGTCAATCCGAATTTCGGCCAGCCGGTGAACCGCACCGAGGAGGAGCGCAGGATCCTGTTCGGCCAGACCGCGGCGGTGGTGCGCTAG
- a CDS encoding cysteine-rich CWC family protein: protein MTKRMEQLPSSRRLACAGCGTEFGCNPSGPCWCSDEAFRMPMPVDGGDCFCPDCLRTLAKQRTTAGAA from the coding sequence ATGACAAAGCGCATGGAACAACTGCCATCGTCGCGTCGCCTCGCCTGCGCAGGCTGCGGCACCGAATTCGGCTGCAACCCGTCCGGGCCCTGCTGGTGCAGCGACGAGGCGTTCCGCATGCCGATGCCGGTCGACGGCGGCGATTGCTTCTGCCCGGACTGCCTGCGCACACTCGCCAAGCAGCGCACGACCGCGGGTGCGGCATGA
- a CDS encoding crotonase/enoyl-CoA hydratase family protein, producing MPDPILLEIDDGVALVTLNRPDKLNALNYALIDRLMTALDAIETDANVRTVILTGAGERAFSAGADIHEFSNSVRRGPNAAVQSFVRRGQAMTARLEAFRKPVIAAVNGLAFGGGCEITEAVHLAVASEAASFAKPEINLGMPPTFGGTQRLPRLAGRKRALELLLTGDPFSPQRALEIGLVNRIVPHDELLPAARELASRIIRHSPLAVGGIITAVTRGLNMGIAEGLQVESEQFAALVPSHDLGEGIAAWIARRSPNYAGR from the coding sequence ATGCCCGATCCCATCCTGCTCGAAATCGACGACGGCGTCGCGCTGGTCACGCTGAACCGGCCGGACAAGCTCAACGCATTGAACTATGCATTGATCGACCGCCTGATGACGGCGCTGGACGCAATCGAGACCGACGCCAACGTGCGCACGGTGATCCTGACCGGTGCGGGTGAACGCGCCTTTTCCGCCGGCGCGGATATTCACGAATTCTCCAACAGCGTTCGCCGAGGCCCAAACGCTGCCGTGCAAAGCTTCGTCCGGCGCGGCCAGGCCATGACCGCGCGGCTCGAAGCGTTCAGGAAACCGGTGATCGCTGCCGTCAACGGGCTGGCGTTCGGTGGCGGTTGCGAGATCACCGAAGCCGTGCATCTCGCCGTCGCCAGCGAAGCGGCAAGTTTCGCCAAGCCGGAAATCAATCTCGGCATGCCGCCGACCTTTGGCGGCACGCAGCGTCTGCCGCGGCTTGCCGGGCGCAAGCGCGCACTGGAATTATTGCTGACGGGCGATCCCTTCTCGCCGCAGCGGGCGCTCGAGATCGGCCTCGTCAACAGGATCGTGCCGCATGATGAATTGCTGCCCGCGGCACGCGAGCTCGCAAGCCGTATCATCAGGCACTCGCCGCTCGCCGTCGGCGGCATCATCACCGCGGTCACGCGCGGATTGAACATGGGCATCGCCGAGGGGCTGCAGGTCGAAAGCGAGCAGTTCGCCGCGCTGGTACCGAGCCACGATCTCGGCGAAGGCATCGCCGCTTGGATCGCGCGCCGATCGCCAAACTATGCCGGCCGCTGA
- a CDS encoding peroxidase family protein produces the protein MATQVNVQPGHGTAGRHPTRQFLDSLSGHDDPGMFGRMFPNLEPLAVDDAPLKELADAMKDANPGDTAGNNTKVPAGFTYLGQFVDHDITLDLTSLGDKMADPLATENFRTPALDLDSVYGLGPDGSRQLYARNPGEANGKNPGPKLLLGKTISVDDIAITPRNDLPRNPEGFALIGDHRNDENLVVAQTHLAMLKFHNKVCDHLAASGVPADELFAQARQTVTWHYQWMVLHDFVERITEKGIVAKILDQGRRFYRFRKWPYMPIEFSAAAYRFGHSMVREIYSHNRKFTPGGVAPASLDLLFRFTGLSGGIIGDLAPDPVQPPLPIPVLSSNWIIDWRRYHEVLAANPPDVRLNPSRKIDPFLIPKLHDLPGGGGSLPFRNLKRGVMLGLPSGQDVARAMKIKHPLTPAEIAKGPDGAVAKKHGLHEHTPLWYYILKEAQQRGGGERLGPVGATIVAEVFVGLVNGDHQSYLWLKGKNWKPTLPSKTPGEFTMADLLRFVGDISPIDGISTV, from the coding sequence ATGGCAACTCAAGTGAATGTCCAGCCCGGCCATGGCACGGCCGGCCGCCACCCGACCCGGCAGTTTCTTGATTCACTTTCCGGGCATGACGATCCCGGCATGTTCGGGCGGATGTTTCCGAATCTCGAACCGCTCGCGGTCGACGATGCTCCGCTGAAGGAGCTTGCCGACGCGATGAAGGACGCCAATCCGGGTGACACCGCCGGCAACAACACCAAGGTGCCGGCCGGGTTCACCTATCTCGGCCAGTTTGTCGATCACGACATCACGCTCGATCTCACCTCGCTCGGCGACAAGATGGCCGATCCGCTGGCGACCGAGAACTTCCGCACGCCGGCGCTCGATCTCGACAGCGTCTATGGTCTTGGTCCGGACGGCAGCCGGCAGCTTTACGCGCGCAATCCCGGCGAGGCCAACGGCAAGAATCCGGGACCGAAGCTGTTGCTCGGCAAGACCATCAGCGTTGACGATATAGCCATCACGCCGCGCAACGACCTGCCGCGCAACCCCGAAGGCTTTGCGTTGATCGGCGACCATCGCAATGACGAAAATCTCGTGGTTGCGCAGACGCACCTGGCGATGCTGAAGTTTCACAACAAGGTGTGCGACCATCTTGCTGCGTCCGGGGTGCCGGCCGACGAGCTGTTCGCCCAGGCGCGCCAGACGGTGACCTGGCATTACCAGTGGATGGTGCTGCATGATTTCGTGGAGCGCATCACCGAGAAGGGAATCGTCGCCAAGATCCTCGATCAGGGGCGCCGCTTCTACCGCTTCAGGAAGTGGCCCTACATGCCGATCGAGTTCTCCGCGGCGGCGTACCGGTTCGGCCACAGCATGGTGCGCGAGATCTATAGCCACAATCGCAAGTTCACGCCGGGCGGCGTCGCCCCAGCCTCGCTCGATCTGCTGTTCAGGTTCACCGGCCTGTCGGGCGGAATCATCGGCGATCTCGCGCCCGATCCGGTGCAGCCGCCGCTGCCTATACCTGTGCTCTCCAGCAACTGGATCATCGACTGGCGTCGCTATCATGAAGTGCTGGCGGCCAATCCTCCCGATGTGCGGCTCAATCCCTCGCGGAAGATCGACCCGTTCCTGATACCCAAGCTGCACGATCTGCCGGGCGGCGGTGGCAGCCTGCCGTTCCGCAACCTCAAACGCGGCGTCATGCTCGGACTGCCGTCGGGACAGGATGTCGCCAGGGCGATGAAGATCAAGCATCCGCTCACCCCCGCCGAGATCGCAAAGGGCCCGGACGGCGCTGTCGCGAAGAAGCACGGCCTGCACGAGCACACACCGCTCTGGTACTACATCCTCAAGGAGGCGCAGCAGCGCGGCGGCGGCGAAAGGCTCGGACCGGTCGGCGCGACGATCGTGGCGGAAGTGTTCGTCGGCCTCGTCAACGGCGACCATCAGTCGTATCTCTGGCTGAAGGGCAAGAACTGGAAGCCGACGCTGCCGTCCAAGACTCCCGGCGAGTTCACGATGGCCGACCTGCTGCGGTTCGTCGGCGACATCAGCCCGATCGACGGCATTTCGACGGTCTAA
- a CDS encoding VOC family protein, giving the protein MPDHADTTSTAAFITAAEPQLFVADIKASCDFFTGKLGFSVAFTYGEPPFYAQVARDGARINLRCVAAPLIDPELRDREQLLAASLTVAGAEEIKNLFLAFQSAGVTFLQTLRREPWGARNFTVKDPDGNLLLFAGPAE; this is encoded by the coding sequence ATGCCTGACCATGCAGACACGACTTCCACCGCAGCCTTCATCACGGCCGCCGAGCCTCAGCTCTTCGTCGCCGATATCAAGGCGTCCTGCGATTTCTTCACCGGCAAGCTCGGCTTCAGCGTCGCCTTCACCTATGGCGAGCCGCCATTCTATGCGCAGGTCGCGCGCGACGGCGCGCGGATCAACCTGCGCTGCGTCGCCGCCCCGCTGATCGATCCGGAGCTGCGCGATCGCGAGCAGTTGCTTGCTGCGTCGCTCACGGTCGCGGGTGCGGAGGAGATCAAGAACCTCTTTCTTGCGTTTCAGTCGGCGGGCGTAACGTTCCTCCAGACGTTGCGGCGCGAACCCTGGGGCGCTCGCAATTTCACCGTGAAGGATCCGGACGGCAATCTGCTGCTATTTGCGGGACCGGCGGAATAA
- a CDS encoding HAD family hydrolase, translating into MNAKWNVGAVLLDMDGTLLDTEKVYFESLVAALTAGGFADDAVTLCHAMVGLPGPACEAMLLDRYGADFPLADINRAFLVNRDRLMEAGLPLKSGTLELLDALAAADCPMAIVTSSSRRSAERNLSLGGIRARFDTVLTLDDVAHGKPSPDLYLLAAARLGLAPQACIAVEDSNHGVAASHAAGAITIMVPDMAAPTEETRAKCAAVLPDLNAVLAMLRERGEFGRRL; encoded by the coding sequence ATGAACGCGAAATGGAATGTCGGCGCTGTCCTGCTCGACATGGACGGCACGCTGCTCGACACCGAGAAAGTCTATTTCGAGAGCCTCGTCGCAGCGCTCACGGCCGGCGGCTTCGCCGATGACGCGGTCACGCTGTGCCACGCCATGGTCGGCCTTCCCGGCCCGGCCTGCGAGGCCATGCTGCTCGATCGCTACGGCGCGGACTTTCCGCTCGCCGATATCAACCGCGCCTTCCTCGTCAACCGCGACCGGTTGATGGAAGCCGGCCTGCCGCTTAAATCCGGCACGCTGGAACTGCTCGACGCGCTTGCCGCCGCCGATTGCCCGATGGCGATCGTGACCTCGTCGTCGCGGCGCTCCGCCGAACGCAACTTGTCGCTCGGCGGCATCCGCGCGCGCTTCGACACCGTGCTGACGCTCGACGATGTCGCGCACGGCAAGCCGAGTCCGGATTTGTATCTCCTCGCTGCGGCACGTCTGGGCCTCGCACCGCAAGCTTGCATCGCCGTGGAAGATTCCAATCACGGCGTCGCTGCCTCCCACGCCGCCGGCGCGATTACCATCATGGTGCCGGACATGGCGGCGCCGACGGAAGAGACCCGCGCGAAATGCGCGGCCGTGCTGCCGGATCTGAATGCGGTGCTGGCAATGCTGCGCGAGCGCGGTGAATTTGGACGACGCTTGTAG
- a CDS encoding TetR/AcrR family transcriptional regulator, with the protein MARSAVPTRDRIVSAANALFYNDGIRGVSVDAVAEKAGVTKRTLYYHFKSKDDLVAAYLAGRDQPNLALFRQWFSEARGGLPAKVEAIFRNLARSARHPKWKGCGFLRTSAELANMPGHPAIRIGAAHKKKFEGWLHATFEAEGIAEPLLLARQILLLLDGSFAVVLLHRDPSYMETAGEAAASLTAAAMARRRSRR; encoded by the coding sequence ATGGCACGATCCGCAGTCCCGACCCGCGACCGCATCGTCTCGGCGGCGAACGCGCTGTTCTATAATGACGGCATCCGCGGCGTCAGCGTCGACGCCGTGGCCGAAAAGGCCGGCGTCACCAAGCGCACGCTGTACTATCATTTCAAAAGCAAGGACGATCTCGTCGCAGCCTATCTCGCCGGCCGCGATCAGCCCAATCTGGCGCTGTTCCGGCAGTGGTTTTCGGAAGCCCGCGGCGGCCTGCCCGCCAAGGTCGAAGCGATCTTTCGCAACCTTGCGCGCTCGGCGCGGCATCCGAAGTGGAAGGGATGCGGCTTCCTGCGTACCTCCGCCGAGCTTGCCAACATGCCCGGCCATCCCGCGATCAGGATTGGCGCCGCGCACAAGAAGAAGTTCGAGGGCTGGCTGCACGCGACCTTCGAGGCGGAAGGCATTGCCGAGCCCTTGCTGCTGGCGCGGCAAATCCTGCTGCTGCTCGATGGCTCGTTCGCTGTCGTCCTCTTGCATCGCGATCCCAGCTACATGGAAACCGCGGGCGAGGCGGCGGCTTCCCTGACGGCAGCGGCAATGGCGCGGCGGCGCAGCCGGCGCTAA
- a CDS encoding aldo/keto reductase, which produces MQIRNLGGSGLRVSAVGLGCNNFGQRTDLETSRKVIHKAIDLGITLFDTADIYAGMGGSETVLGTVLGDRRKDIVLATKYAKPMATDGTKQGASRRYIMSAVEASLTRLKTDYIDLYQQHDYDPLTPMEETLRALDDLVRQGKVRYIGNSNFPAWRIAEAEMLARQMNVNRFVSCQDEYSLVVRGIEKDLLPAAQEYKLGLLPFFPLASGLLTGKYKRGAAAPADTRFAKAPALKDRYVTARNEDIVEKLQAFAQARGHTMLELAFSWLAQRPQVASVIAGATRVEQVEQNVKAIGWTLSAEEMAEVDEITRS; this is translated from the coding sequence ATGCAAATTCGCAATCTCGGCGGCTCCGGCCTGCGCGTTTCCGCCGTCGGCCTCGGCTGCAACAATTTCGGCCAGCGCACCGATCTGGAGACCTCGCGCAAGGTGATCCACAAGGCGATCGACCTCGGCATCACCCTGTTCGACACCGCTGACATCTATGCCGGCATGGGCGGCTCCGAGACGGTGCTCGGCACGGTGCTGGGCGACCGCCGCAAGGACATCGTGCTGGCGACGAAATACGCAAAGCCGATGGCGACCGACGGCACCAAGCAGGGCGCCTCGCGCCGCTACATCATGTCCGCGGTCGAGGCCAGCCTGACGCGGCTGAAGACCGACTACATCGATCTCTACCAGCAGCACGATTACGATCCCCTGACGCCGATGGAAGAGACGCTACGCGCGCTCGACGATCTCGTGCGCCAGGGCAAGGTGCGCTACATCGGCAATTCGAACTTTCCGGCCTGGCGCATTGCGGAAGCGGAAATGCTGGCGCGGCAGATGAACGTCAACCGTTTCGTCTCCTGCCAGGATGAATACAGCCTCGTGGTGCGCGGTATCGAAAAGGATCTGCTGCCGGCAGCGCAGGAATACAAGCTCGGCCTGCTGCCGTTCTTCCCGCTGGCAAGCGGACTTTTGACCGGCAAGTACAAGCGCGGCGCGGCTGCTCCCGCCGATACCCGCTTCGCCAAGGCACCCGCGCTGAAGGACCGCTACGTCACCGCGCGCAACGAGGACATCGTCGAAAAGCTGCAGGCGTTCGCGCAAGCACGCGGCCACACCATGCTCGAACTCGCCTTCTCCTGGCTCGCCCAGCGCCCGCAAGTCGCCAGCGTCATCGCCGGCGCCACCCGCGTCGAACAGGTCGAGCAGAACGTGAAAGCGATCGGCTGGACGCTGAGCGCGGAGGAGATGGCGGAGGTGGACGAGATTACGAGGTCGTAA
- a CDS encoding DUF1501 domain-containing protein has translation MSMETGMDCCEDMRSSATSRRAVLLGGASFAAWAYLPKFARAADGRDPRLVVIILRGALDGLATVAPIGDPDYAGLHGAIALSSSGPNAALPLDNFFSLHPAMPEFARMYRDKKAAVIHAVATPYRDRSHFDGQDVLESGFAGPGRVQSGWLNRALEGLPKGERVSSALAVGPTTPLVLRGAAPTVGWAPLAVPQASEDTAMRLLDLYQHRDAALSAALKQGLALDKAAQGDDMKPKPGAGGVAAMRLAARGAARLMGADNGPRIGALAFDGWDTHANEGGPVGRLAQLLGGLDGALAEFETGMGPRWRDTVIVVATEFGRTARINGTQGTDHGTGTVALLAGGAVKGGRVIADWPGLKPASLYQGRDLAPTTDLRAVMKGVLKDQFGLAEKVLAEAVFPDSSAVKPMQGLVV, from the coding sequence ATGTCGATGGAAACGGGCATGGATTGCTGCGAGGACATGCGGTCATCGGCGACATCGCGGCGTGCCGTGCTGCTCGGCGGCGCGTCCTTTGCGGCATGGGCTTACTTGCCGAAATTCGCGCGCGCCGCCGATGGTCGCGATCCACGGCTCGTGGTCATCATCCTGCGCGGCGCGCTGGACGGGCTTGCGACCGTGGCGCCGATCGGCGACCCTGATTACGCCGGCCTGCACGGCGCGATCGCGCTGTCATCGAGTGGGCCGAACGCGGCGCTGCCGCTCGACAATTTCTTTTCGCTGCATCCGGCGATGCCGGAGTTTGCGCGGATGTATCGCGACAAGAAGGCCGCGGTGATCCATGCGGTGGCAACGCCCTATCGCGACCGTTCGCATTTCGACGGGCAGGACGTGCTCGAAAGCGGCTTTGCGGGCCCCGGCCGGGTGCAATCCGGCTGGCTCAACCGCGCGCTCGAAGGCTTACCGAAGGGCGAACGTGTGAGCAGCGCGCTCGCGGTCGGGCCGACCACGCCGCTGGTGTTGCGCGGCGCGGCGCCGACCGTCGGCTGGGCGCCGCTCGCGGTGCCGCAGGCCAGCGAGGACACCGCGATGCGGCTGCTCGACCTCTATCAGCACCGCGATGCTGCGTTGAGCGCGGCGCTGAAGCAGGGCCTCGCGCTCGACAAGGCCGCGCAGGGCGACGACATGAAACCGAAACCCGGCGCGGGCGGCGTCGCCGCGATGCGGCTGGCGGCGCGCGGCGCGGCGCGGCTGATGGGGGCCGACAACGGCCCGCGGATCGGCGCGCTCGCCTTCGACGGCTGGGACACCCATGCCAATGAAGGCGGGCCGGTGGGGCGGCTGGCGCAACTGCTCGGCGGCCTCGATGGCGCACTCGCCGAATTCGAAACCGGGATGGGACCGCGCTGGCGCGATACCGTGATCGTCGTCGCCACCGAGTTCGGCCGCACCGCGCGCATCAACGGCACGCAAGGAACGGATCACGGCACCGGCACGGTGGCGCTGCTCGCCGGCGGCGCGGTGAAAGGCGGCCGGGTAATCGCGGACTGGCCGGGACTGAAGCCGGCGAGCCTCTATCAGGGCCGCGATCTCGCGCCGACAACGGATCTCCGCGCGGTGATGAAGGGCGTGCTGAAGGATCAGTTCGGGCTGGCGGAAAAGGTGCTGGCGGAGGCGGTGTTTCCGGATAGCAGTGCCGTGAAGCCGATGCAGGGATTGGTGGTTTAA
- a CDS encoding DUF1800 domain-containing protein → MARDSQAALVALNRFGFGARGGASGDFLNAASDPRGFVKAELSRPNGALLEVPGLQSTSALGKAAFDYQFEVQRARDAAAKSATPPAAGEGASQQPPPDAKGQRRNLSLNSIAMEMAPKEPPAKPPENATMSGAEMMQPAPPKPSPPRTAELNIIQKTFRAEALARLQRAVIADGGFAERLVVFWSNHFCISAAKGGLAQMWAGSFEREAIRPHVLGRFADMLKAVEQHPAMLFFLDNQQSLGPDSRAGKNRNRGLNENLAREILELHTLGVGGGYSQEDVTALANIITGWTFAGRLGQLGAPGTFVFNANAHQPGAQRVMGKIYDAEGFAQGEAVLRDIARHPSTAKFIAGKFARHFVSDDPPPVLVARLADVFTKTDGDLKALALALVDSDEAWKAPLAKIRSPYEFLIAAGRLLAQIPNNPNLYLGGLRTLGQPLWSPSGPNGFADSNAAWLAPEGMKLRLDISTQIASRIAEGVDPRDLLELAAADMASVETRRTIERAESRQQALALLLMSPEFQRR, encoded by the coding sequence ATGGCCCGCGATTCGCAAGCCGCCCTCGTTGCCCTCAATCGCTTCGGCTTCGGTGCGCGCGGCGGAGCCTCGGGCGATTTTCTCAACGCGGCGTCCGATCCGCGCGGCTTCGTCAAGGCAGAACTCAGCCGGCCCAATGGCGCGCTGCTCGAAGTGCCGGGCTTGCAGTCGACGTCCGCGCTCGGCAAGGCGGCGTTCGATTATCAGTTCGAGGTTCAACGGGCGCGCGATGCCGCCGCCAAATCGGCAACGCCGCCAGCGGCGGGCGAGGGCGCATCGCAGCAACCGCCGCCGGACGCCAAGGGCCAGCGGCGAAACCTTTCGCTCAACAGCATCGCGATGGAGATGGCGCCGAAGGAGCCGCCGGCGAAGCCGCCGGAAAATGCGACGATGTCGGGCGCCGAGATGATGCAGCCTGCTCCGCCAAAACCGTCGCCGCCGCGCACGGCCGAACTCAACATCATCCAGAAGACCTTTCGCGCCGAGGCGTTGGCGCGGCTGCAGCGCGCCGTCATTGCCGACGGCGGATTTGCCGAGCGGCTGGTCGTGTTCTGGTCGAATCATTTCTGCATTTCCGCCGCCAAGGGCGGGCTGGCGCAGATGTGGGCCGGTTCGTTCGAGCGCGAGGCAATCCGGCCGCATGTGCTGGGGCGCTTTGCTGACATGCTGAAGGCGGTCGAGCAGCATCCGGCGATGCTGTTCTTTCTCGACAACCAGCAATCACTGGGCCCGGATTCGCGTGCCGGCAAGAATCGCAATCGCGGGCTGAACGAAAACCTCGCCCGCGAAATTCTGGAACTGCATACGCTCGGCGTCGGCGGCGGCTATTCGCAGGAGGACGTCACCGCGCTTGCAAACATCATCACCGGCTGGACCTTTGCCGGCAGGCTGGGCCAGCTCGGTGCACCCGGCACCTTCGTGTTCAACGCCAATGCGCACCAGCCGGGCGCGCAGCGGGTAATGGGAAAGATCTACGATGCCGAAGGTTTCGCGCAGGGCGAGGCGGTGCTTAGGGATATCGCGCGCCATCCTTCGACCGCGAAATTCATCGCGGGGAAATTCGCGCGCCATTTTGTATCCGACGATCCGCCGCCGGTGCTGGTGGCGCGGCTGGCGGATGTCTTCACCAAAACCGACGGCGATCTGAAGGCGTTGGCGCTCGCGCTGGTCGATTCCGACGAAGCCTGGAAAGCGCCGCTCGCCAAGATCCGCTCGCCTTACGAATTCCTGATCGCGGCGGGCCGGCTGCTGGCGCAGATTCCGAACAATCCGAATCTCTATCTTGGCGGCCTGAGGACACTGGGCCAGCCCCTATGGTCGCCTTCCGGGCCGAACGGTTTTGCCGACAGCAACGCCGCCTGGCTGGCGCCGGAGGGCATGAAGCTCAGGCTCGATATCTCGACGCAGATTGCATCGCGGATCGCCGAGGGCGTCGATCCGCGCGACCTGCTCGAACTCGCCGCCGCCGACATGGCGTCGGTGGAGACGCGGCGCACCATCGAGCGCGCGGAATCGCGGCAGCAGGCGCTGGCGCTGTTGTTGATGTCGCCGGAATTCCAGAGGAGATGA